The following proteins are encoded in a genomic region of Cricetulus griseus strain 17A/GY chromosome 7, alternate assembly CriGri-PICRH-1.0, whole genome shotgun sequence:
- the LOC100773928 gene encoding LOW QUALITY PROTEIN: transcription factor E4F1 isoform X2 (The sequence of the model RefSeq protein was modified relative to this genomic sequence to represent the inferred CDS: inserted 1 base in 1 codon) has protein sequence MFLKDYILGAPVGEQAQIKLLVNKEGRYVCMLCHKTFKTGSILKAHMVTHSSRKDHECKLCGASFRTKGSLIRHHRRHTDERPYRCAKCGKSFRESGALTRHLKSLTPCTEKIRLSVSKATVVGKEEALQGLFERCLKGSSASPVGTDTSSVAGEPMETSPVIHLVTDAKGTVIHEVHVQMQELPLGMKALAPESPDPEELPCSSENNRENLLHQAMQNSGIVLERVAGEESTLEPSPPSVSSHQSLGEGPPELPXLEMEQIETVASEASMVPRAHPCPQCSETFPTAATLEAHKRGHIGPRPFTCTQCGKAFPKAYLLKKHQEVHVHERRFRCGECGKFYKTIAHVRGHRRVHSDERPFPCPQCGKRYKTKNAQQVHFRTHLEEKPHVCQFCSRGFREKGSLVRHVRHHTGEKPFKCYKCGRGFAEHGTLNRHLRTKGGCLLEVEEVVVSEESPSAAATVLAEDPHTVLVEFSSVVADTQEYIIEATADDTETSEATEIIEGTQTEVDSHIMKVVQQIVHQAGAGHQIIVQNVTMDQEAALGSEAAAADTITIATPESLTEQVAMTLASAISEGTVLTARTGPNSTEQATVTMVSSEDIEILEHGGELVIASPEGPIEVQTVIV, from the exons ATGTTCTTG AAGGACTACATCCTAGGGGCACCGGTTGGCGAGCAGGCCCAAATCAAGCTGCTGGTGAACAAGGAAGGCCGCTACGTGTGCATGCTATGTCACAAGACCTTCAAAACG ggcAGCATCCTTAAGGCCCACATGGTAACACACAGCAGCCGCAAGGACCATGAGTGCAAGCTCTGTGGTGCCTCCTTTCGGACCAAGGGCTCACTCATCCGTCACCACAGGCGACACACTG ATGAGCGCCCTTATAGATGTGCCAAGTGTGGAAAGAGCTTCAGGGAGTCAGGTGCACTGACTCGGCACCTTAAATCTCTCACTCCATGCACAGAAAAGATCCGCCTCAGCGTGAGCAAGGCCACAGTTGTGGGCAAAGAggaa GCTCTTCAAGGACTATTTGAACGCTGCCTTAAAGGGTCTAGTGCCTCACCTGTGGGGACAGATACATCATCAGTGGCAGGAGAACCCATGGAAACATCACCTGTGATTCACCTGGTAACAGATGCCAAGGGCACTGTCATCCATGAAGTCCATGTCCAGATGCAGGAGCTTCCCCTGGGCATGAAAGCCCTGGCCCCTGAG TCCCCAGACCCTGAGGAGCTTCCCTGTTCCAGTGAGAACAACCGTGAGAACCTGCTACATCAGGCCATGCAGAATTCTGGCATCGTCCTCGAGCGGGTTGCTGGGGAGGAGAGTACTCTGGAGCCGTCTCCTCCCTCTGTGTCCAGTCACCAGTCCCTGGGAGAAGGACCCCCAGAACTGC TGCTGGAGATGGAACAGATAGAGACA GTGGCCAGTGAAGCTTCAATGGTGCCTAGGGCACACCCATGCCCTCAGTGCAGTGAGACTTTCCCAACAGCAGCCACCTTGGAGGCCCACAAGAGAGGTCATATAG ggcCGAGGCCATTCACCTGCACACAGTGTGGCAAGGCCTTCCCCAAAGCCTACCTGCTGAAGAAGCACCAGGAGGTGCATGTGCACGAGCGCCGCTTCCGTTGTGGAGAGTGTGGGAAGTTTTATAAGACCATTGCCCATGTGCGGGGCCACCGACGTGTCCACTCAGATGAGAGGCCTTTCCCTTGTCCCCAGTGTGGCAAGCGTTACAAAACCAAG AATGCCCAGCAGGTGCACTTCCGGACACATCTGGAAGAGAAGCCCCACGTGTGCCAGTTCTGCAGCCGAGGCTTCCGAGAAAAGGGCTCACTGGTGCGGCACGTGAGGCACCACACAGGCGAGAAGCCTTTCAAGTGCTACAAGTGTGGCCGTGGCTTTGCAGAGCATGGCACACTCAACCGGCACCTGCGCACCAAAG GGGGTTGCCTGCTGGaagtggaggaggtggtggtgtctGAGGAGAGCCCCTCTGCGGCTGCCACTGTGCTTGCAGAAGACCCCCACACCGTGCTGGTGGAGTTCTCATCTGTGGTGGCTGATACTCAAGAGTATATTATTGAG GCTACTGCAGATGACACAGAGACCAGTGAAGCCACCGAGATCATTGAGGGCACCCAGACAGAG GTGGACAGTCACATCATGAAGGTGGTACAGCAGATTGTGCACCAGGCTGGTGCTGGGCACCAGATCATCGTACAAAATGTGACCATGGACCAGGAGGCAGCACTGGGCTCAGAGGCAGCTGCTGCTGACACGATCACCATTGCCACTCCTGAGAGTCTTACTGAGCAGGTGGCCATGACACTGGCTTCAGCAATCAGTGAAGGCACTGTGCTCACAGCCCGCACAGGTCCAAACAGTACTGAACAGGCCACTGTGACAATGGTGTCATCAGAGGACATAGAGATCCTTGAGCATGGAGGAGAGCTGGTCATTGCTTCACCAGAGGGCCCAATTGAGGTGCAGACAGTCATCGTATAG
- the LOC107980331 gene encoding deoxyribonuclease-1-like 2 isoform X2 produces the protein MGWPRSLLAALWALWAMEATALRLGAFNIQSFGDNKVSDPDCGSVIAQILAGYDIVLVQEVRDPDLSALSLLMEQINRESKHEYSFVSSKPLGRDQYKEMYLFVYRKDAVSVISTYQYPDPEDAFSREPFVVKFSAPSSAAKELVLIPLHAAPHQAVAEIDALYDVYLDVIDKCNTDDMVFLGDFNADCKYVKAQDWVSIRLRSSEVFKWLIPDSADTTVGNSDCAYDRIVVSGAHLPKSLKAQSASVHNFQEEFGLDQTQALAISDHFPVEVTFKSH, from the exons ATGGGTTGGCCCAGGTCTTTGCTGGCAGCACTTTGGGCACTGTGGGCCATGGAGGCCACAGCACTGCGCCTTGGAGCCTTCAACATTCAGAGCTTTGGTGACAACAAAGTGTCAGATCCAGACTGTGGCAGTGTCATAGCACAG ATCCTGGCTGGCTATGATATCGTCCTGGTGCAGGAGGTGCGAGATCCAGACCTGAGTGCATTGTCACTGCTCATGGAGCAAATTAACAG AGAGTCTAAGCACGAGTACAGTTTTGTGAGCAGCAAGCCACTTGGACGTGACCAATACAAGGAAATGTATCTGTTTGTCTACAG GAAAGATGCAGTGTCAGTTATAAGCACATACCAGTATCCAGACCCAGAGGATGCCTTCAGCCGGGAGCCTTTTGTGGTAAAATTTTCAGCTCCCAGTTCTG CTGCCAAGGAGCTAGTGCTGATCCCTCTGCACGCAGCACCTCACCAGGCGGTAGCCGAGATCGATGCCCTCTACGATGTGTACCTTGATGTGATAGACAAGTGCAACACTGAT GACATGGTGTTCCTGGGTGACTTTAATGCTGACTGCAAGTATGTAAAGGCACAGGACTGGGTTTCAATCCGCCTGCGCAGCAGTGAGGTCTTTAAATGGCTCATCCCAGACAGTGCGGACACCACAGTGGGCAACTCAGACTGTGCCTACGACCGGATTGTAGTGAGCGGTGCTCACCTGCCTAAGAGCCTGAAGGCCCAGTCAGCCTCTGTTCACAACTTTCAGGAGGAATTTGGCCTAGATCAGACCCAG GCTCTTGCCATCAGTGACCATTTTCCTGTGGAAGTGACCTTCAAGTCTCACTGA